The following DNA comes from Deltaproteobacteria bacterium.
TCTTCTTCCAGCTCTTTGATAAGTTCTGCCAACTCGAATACGGGCATGTTCTTGATGTATTCCTTGACATCATCCTTGGTAATACCTGCCATTATTCAACTCCTTTGCATGCCTTTAGTGACTTGTTTCTTTCATGAGGCCTGGGCGGCCTTCTGCTCCACAGCCTTGAGCAGCCCCACCAGGTTCCTCGGGGTGGCAGCGAGCACAGTGACAAAATCTCGCGGCACCGCGCTCATCACGCCGAGCAAGGATGCGGGCACAGAACTGAGCAGTCCGAGCAGTCTTGCCTGGAGCTCTTCCTTGGAAGGCAGGCTGATCACACTTTTCAGCCTTTCCGCATCCATGAGCGTCCCTGAGAGCACTCCCACCTTCAACTCCAGATTGTCGTTGCTCTTGGCAAAATCTACCAGCAACTTTGCCGGAGTGATCTCGTCGTCATAGCCGAGGGCCAG
Coding sequences within:
- the rplJ gene encoding 50S ribosomal protein L10; translation: MRDRRGAPAEERREEDTLKRQEKEAVVAELRAKLEKTRAAVITDYRGLKVAEINALRRSLQEAGIEYRVVKNTLARLAVKGTPAAPLEDHFDGPCALALGYDDEITPAKLLVDFAKSNDNLELKVGVLSGTLMDAERLKSVISLPSKEELQARLLGLLSSVPASLLGVMSAVPRDFVTVLAATPRNLVGLLKAVEQKAAQAS